In Telopea speciosissima isolate NSW1024214 ecotype Mountain lineage chromosome 10, Tspe_v1, whole genome shotgun sequence, the DNA window GTACTGAGCTAGACTACTATAGCCCTTCAAAAACGCAGTAAGTAAACATGCAGAAAAacaaaacttcattttttgcaTTCTTTAGATTCCACCCAGGAGGGGGGTTGCGACCGAGGCAACCCAGCACAGTCTTAAGAAAATGATATAATAAGCCAACGTACATactcaaaagaacaaaaaagataagaaggtaattattttttttttttttaaaacaataagCATGCAAATCagaaaaatcccaaaacaaTTCTAACAGTTACCAGAAATCCCGCTTGATGTGCATACAGAAAGAGAAAGGCACGAATCAATGAAACGCAAAACCCAAGTTAGGTACACAAGTCTGTTCAGGCACTCAAAGTTCAGAAAAGTTCAAAACTTGAAGAACAACCAAATGACACAACTCGtataattttcagattttttgaaagagagggggaggagGTATATGTAGTAGTCCATAAGAGCCAATAAAACTCCTAAAGATCAACAAGATCCAGCCTTGGTACAGAGGAAAATCGATCCAATAAATTTACGAAGACCATGGCAAAACCAATCTTTAATCCACCCCAAATACATACATAAAcgccaacaacaacaacaacaacagagaaaaaatcatcaacaactCAAACTACTGAAAATCACTGCAATATCCCCTTTTGTAACACATCAAGAATTTAaggagaataaaaaagaaatcttttttttttttctaagaacAAATCAGCCGTTCACACAAACACGATAAATTAAGAAACCCGTCCAAATCCACAAACCAACAGGCCACAGGCCCACGCACGACAAATAGGgggaaaaatatattaattacgCATCCATCGATCAGGGAGAGAGACTATAATAATATGGAATGAGAGAGCTTGGATTCATTCATAAAACAACTAGGAGAGCATAAAATCAAAGAAGACAATAATCCACCGAAATACAGAGAAGagataggggagagagagagagagaccttccAACTGAGAGATACAGAGTACTCAAACTTGTGTGCTATGTATCGAAACCACGTCGACAGGGAAACCATCGCAAGCTCTATCTGTCACAATGAAGCATTCCCCCCTCTCCACCGAAGCCTCCCTTCCTCCGAAGTCCCAATATATCACTACTGCTCTTACCAGTCATCGTTTACAAATAATCTCTCTCCTAAATCCCTACtcagtcttttttttcttttctttttttttttttttttttttttttaggtagaatAGAAGACTATTCATTTATGCGCACCCAACACCaaacaatggaaaacaaaatacataagtAAAATAGAGAGCGTGATAAACACAAGGGTATCCAGAACTAGGGAGTGGAAATTGACCTGGTCTGAGATGCCATTGACCAAGTCATCCAGAGTAGGGGATAGATTACAACCATATCCCTAGAGAAAAGTTGTAGACACATCTAAAGATAAGCGCATGCACATACGTGCCAATAGAGGGGGGCCCATAAGTGCCAAACAGATCAACGCCAAACTTCCCATATGTGTCGACATACTACCACAGTCTACTTTCAAATAGACCTGCTAGAACGGCAAAGGTCTGCTAGATTGACGACTGGAGTTTCGATAGACAGCAAAAAAACCATCTGAAACACTGTCACCGCCTACTTTCTAATAGATCTGCAAGGATCTGTTGGATCGGCGAGTGGAGATTCAATCGGCGACAGGAGAGGTATGGTAAAGGTTTAACGGCAGCTAGAGCTTTTAAGTCAACAATAATCTCAGTGCCACCACCATCAAGGTCAACATCACCTGTAAACAGACAAAcaaagaaaacgaaaaagacGGGGCAGTGATGATCCTTGAACAGAGTGGTGGATTTGTCGTCGGCATCGATGCTGACATTTCCAAGGATCATGGTGGACGGagcagaaaaggagaagagaagtatTACACGCACAAACGGCGGAGAAATGGCACGCCAAACGACGGAGAAGAACACGCACAAACGACGGAGAAGGGTTTCTTTGAAATCAGATGATGCAAACTTAGTAAACCGGAGAAGGGGTTTCATTCGAGAAACTAGAAACTCGTCTGAAgacaaaatcaatcaaaacccTAGGAAATGCTTCAATTTCCGTGAGACGAAACTAGCAAACAGCGACTGCTCCCGCACCGGAAGGCATCATTGGAGAGAATCTGAGAGCGAGCGAGCGGGGGCTTCGTCTCCACGCGATCGTGTCAGGGAGCAAAGAACTTCATTGCAACAGCGCTAGTCTTCTCTCGGTATCTTTACCGATTCTATTACTTATTGCTTAGTACTTACGAGTAATTTACCAAAGGGGATTTTTACATGCGCGCGTAAAACACGCGCCACAACCACGGGCCCACTCTTCAGCGGGATTTCACGTGGCCTGCCTATCATCACGAGTTCACAGGTCATAGTATTATTGTCACTTGCAGCAAGTTATATTGTACCATCGCAGGACTTCCCGCTTGATCATGACCGTTGGACTTTCACATCACGAATCATAGACTACAGTCTCATTGTCTAgaacctctcttttttttttttgttggataatGTAGAACCTCTTATGCTTGCGAAACATAATATCAGAGGCCCTCATTTGCCAGTCATGTGTAGTGAGGGGTTGGCTGCATGATACATGGATtatactttaccaaaaaaaatgatacgTGGATTATTTCAAATCCAACGGCTGGCTCTCACTCCACCTTATTGGCAGATGAGAGCATTGGAACAAATTAAAATTAGGGATATAAATGTATATTTGAAAATCTAAATTCGATTCGCATCCGTATAGGGGCATTCGTAACCATTTAAAaatatccagaaaaaaaaaaattatcttgaTCCAAATAGATATCCAaccaataatttaaaaaataaataaatttaactaatgattttgagggttttcgAAGATTTAACAAGTTTTAAggaatgaggaaatgagaatcatgaaggtaagagacatggattgagagtgaatagTATTTGCCGAGTGAGGAAAGTCTAGGTTACACAAGTTAAAGATGTAAATAGATAGTAGAAAATTCGAATTCAATTTGcattcgtatccatttagggatATTTGTATCTGATTtgtatccgtttacatctctaattaAAATCGAATATCAGATGGTAGGTACTATTTGTCGAGATGCAAATTGAGCTGTGATTGTGTACTTCTAACTTCTACGGTGCACACTCGCTTTATTAATACAAGGATGAGTAATGCCTTGTTCCGTTgctcatattttattttattttttttaacaaaatatgCCTTGATCTAATGGTACTCGGTATAGAATTATAGATACATCATCTATTAAGAGGGGTTATTTTGACGAGTTAGAGGTAGGgtttagtaatcggtattggTATGGATCGGTTCATATCGGTATGGACTATATCGATCATGTTTCCATAAAAAGCTTGATTATTTTTACATTTTACCATTGTCCATACCAATCCATTGATATGGGATCAACCAAGAATCGATATCAGTCTCCACTGATACTGATACGAATTGGCCGATCCATTATCGATTCCTCAAGCCATGGTTAGGGGATGTCAAACGGTCTGTTTGGTCCAATTCAAGTCGGTCCAAATCAGGTATTTACATGTTTCAATtcaaatcgaaatcaaaccGTTAAATTAATATTTGATTTTGGTTCGGTATTAGCTTTTCCAAACGATTCGATTCAGTTTACTAGTTACATTACAACAAATAAAATCAGGGGGCCGGTTCAAGGGGGGGGAAACAGATCATGAGTTGATGCAATTCAGTCagttttggttcgattttggggTTTACCCGAGGAAGCCAATAAAAATTAGGGGCCAATCCCATGAGGTTTCATGGTTCTGATGGACTTCGATCTCGATTCATATCAGTTGCATGATCATTGTAGGCCCGGAGTTTTTATCCATTTCTACCCATAAAATTAAGATGGTTcttcattatttaaaaaataataaaaatgtaCTCTCATGTTTGAGAGGTGGAATATGATTATAaatttatgagaaaaagaatgttacctGATCGTGTGTGACATATGACCCTTGCACCTAGACATAGGGGACTTATTTATACACAAAATTTGGACCCTCACGATTTGCGACAGGGCAGAATGGCAGATTTTGTTTTCAACCACCTAATGTCATATGGTTGGATAAACCACCAAAATAGCTccttaaaacataaaatttgGCTCCATGGATATCAAGGCAAAATCCATTCCAATGCAAATTTTAAATCCTAGTGAAAAGGGATTCTTTAAAGGGTGGATCTCCTCAACCCAAGGTGAAGCCCTCGCAATAAGGTGTGCACTATCCCAGGCTGCTGCTTCAGGCTATGTTGATCTCCAGGTTGAATCTGACAGCAAAGAGGTCATCGAGTTGATCCAAGATGCATCTTGCATTCCACCAGTGGAAGTTGCTCCTATAGTAAGGGATATTCAAATCCTTATTACTTCTTTTGGGTCCCTATCTTTTGTTTCTATTCTAAAGATGGCAAATGTTGTTGTCGATATTCTTGCCAGGAAGGCCCGATCTATCATGAATTTGATGGATTGGTCATGTTCCATTCCTTGGCTAAACAGGCTTTGGCTTGTTGTTACTATGGGTTGTACACATGCTTATCATCAATAAATTctctttcaaccaaaaaaaaggtgGATCTCAACGCAACGATAAGGCTGCTCTATTGCAGCTTGATGGtcacacaaatttttttttttttttgggtaaagatgGTCACAAAGTTCAAATCATGAAACAATCTCCAAAGCGGGAGTAAGATTGCATATtggttggtgcataaataattCTGTAGTAGCTGGAGCTTAGTAGCCATTCTTAGATTTTTCATCTATATAGACTTAAGGATAGTTATTTGTAAGCATTATTGTCATAATTAGATagtttttccaaaatatttaCTCTAGAAAATCAAAAGTGATTCCAACAGCTACAAGTGACAGTGATTGTCAAGTTAGGGGTGCAACTTGTGCTATGCCGACGCAAGCCCAAAATGGGTGtaaaaatcctctccagtgTGCTAGTGTGTCCAGCGTGCATCGGACGACTGAGTGCTAGCCTGCCAAATTGTCTGATGCACGTTAGAGAGAATCCAGACTCCCAAAAGAGGGCTTGTCGAAATTTCTTTTTAGACATTGGCTAGGATTTGAAGCCCATGGTTTAGGCTTGGGCTAAAAAATGTTGGCCCAAAGATACTTGAGTAGGATTTATCAATTTTACAAGGCAACAAAggcaaacacccccccccccgcccccctccACGGTTGAGATAGGGCAGGGTGAGTTTCCTTAGCTTTttatctaaaaccctaacctgccCCAAACCCTATCTGTAGTCATATTAAACCCGGGGGCGGGGGCAGGGGCAGGGCTCCTGTTTAACCCAGTCCATTGCAATCCTTATATCTGAGTACTTCTAATTTACCTTGTGATTGTACTTGTACATGCCTTTATATGCTTAAATGGCTCGCACTTCTTTGCGATGCATTCGATCCCAACCACATAGAAATGGTTGTTGTATTGAGGATGATCTAAATCATCCATTAAATAGGGAAACCTCTAACCAACCACttctaaagaaaagaaaaggattcATGGAGGGGTTTGAACTATCaaataaaagattttttttaatagagaagagaaaatgTGGATAAGGAATCTGAAAGATGGCATCGTGCGAttccttttcccttaattttattagttatacgcttttaaatttgaaaagttGGCTTTTGAAAGCCGATAAACATAAGCACGGCAAGCTTACCAGCCTAAGCCCTAAGGGCCTAGCTTCTCAACCACTTATCTTGCCCAATGGCGCCTCCATTTTGAGTTACAAGTTTGAATTGACACCATGAGCAAATAGTGATTTAAAAGGCCGGATCATCTCTATGTACATGCAATGTAACACTATAACAATTATTCATATATAATTTCATGACGACAAGTGTCTTTCTTTTCTAACAAAATGTTCCTCTAAAACATTCTTAACAACATGAAGGGATATTTGTAAAAGCAAAAAGACACATGTCATCACAAAATCATATGTGAAGCCTTAAGTGATTCGAAGTCTTGCAGGTTATGGCCcacaaaataaaatagaataaagtGGCTACTAATGTGCCACATGGTTTACTTTgatcaatttattattttcatattttacatataaaaaaataaaatttaagggTTTGTTTGGGCAAGTTTACCAATGGTTTGTCCAATAATGGCTACATCGAGTGCTTCTCTATTTATATATTGGGTATTGTTATGACAAATTCCGACTCGGGTCGTGGTTCAGCAGATCGAGCCGATCTGCACAAGCAAAACCACAAAAACAAGCAAAGAAGTGCCGATCTAAGTCGGTTGGTTCattccgatgcttaagttagagtTTGCAACAAATAAATCTCAAACTAAGGAGCTTGAGTCAGTAAAAAGTTAAGTGCCTATTCCTAAGCCTGGCATGACTATTTATAGCTTTGAGGTACTAAACGGTACTCGAACTTTACCTGTTTATAGATAATAACTTCGGTTCCATGTAATCCTTGGTGGTAAGATCTTTAGCTGACACGTGTATAACCTAGGGTCATGCTTAACGTGTGACTCTAAGGTCATGCAAAATGCATGACCCTCAACTGACCGGGGTCAATTGAGGTGAGTTATCGTTAACTTGGGTTAATCTGGATCGTCCCGATGTGGATTGCCGACCCGATCTGTGTGTTAGCCGAGCCGGAGTTGGTTTTCTTCCTCCACGTGTTATGAGATGATTGATCGTGGTCAGTTATGACTTATCAGGTAGGGTATTAAAACACATGTGGTATTGGATGAAATCTAACACACCAAGGCACCAAGCCAATGGAAGCATGGGAGTAGGTGTCTCACCATTTGGTTTGTACACAAATGACCTCGTgttagaaggagagagagagagagagagagagagctacaATGTTTCAAGAATCAAGAACAGATCAATCGATTCCAATCCGACCAGTCCTACTTGTCCGATCCTTACGTAGACACTATGGTTAGGGCATATTTTGGCCTATCCAACTGATTTATCGCAAATACTCCTAGCCTATAGAAGAAGGTAGAAGGCTGGACAGATTCcactgagtttttttttttgatgaaagtttaatcacacaaaccacacaccaatcctaaAAGGTTAACTCAGATTCCACGGAGTTGGTGCAATGGTTATTATATCTGGAAGTCCATTAATCGCCATGGGTgattttttctctgttttatgATATTTAGTCTCTCTTAAAAACGGCCAACTTGTTCTATATAAAAAAGATGGATAAAGACTACATTTCTATTGCTCATAATCTAACTTATAAGGTTAGGTGTGATCGTACCCCTGATGTTATTAACAACAATGTGGTTATTTATTGCTTTTCCTAATTTATGAAGTTTTTCTTCTCTTACAAAGAAACGATGCGGAGCTAAGAATGGTCGACGCCTTAGATCAAGTTTTTGTCGATGTTGTATGTCTCCCTTCATTTTacttctttaattttattctaTTGAGAGGCCACTCCATTGAGTTGGGATATACGCTTAGATGTTGGTGTTGTTCTTTTTCTCACACAGAGGCAGGTTTGCTGTTTGCTGACCGacgattttttatttatttattgggtaATGGCCGATTAACGAGTTTCGTTTATTGCATGAGAAGATTAGGAAGTAAAAAGTAGTTGAAAATGTGAAGCTTGCATGTCAGATTGTCCTATCATTAAAAAGCAAAAGGCATCATAGGGACAATATTGGAAAAAGTGTTTTCCATAAAATACGATCCAAAAGAAAACCATATCAATTTTAGCGATCTGATTCAACAATAGATGAACAGAACGAATCGAGTTGAAGGGATGGATTCTTCACAAAATACGTCTTCTGCTGCTGCAACTGGGAATGGCGCTATCACCCAAACCAACGTTGCTGACGATCCAAAGCAGAACCTCAACCAAGTCATCTTCTCTATACAGAAGACTCTTGGTCTTCTCCATCAGCTCCACCTCACTGTTTCCTCTTTCAACATCGCTTCTCAACTCCCTCTCCTGCAACGCCTGTAAACAAATATACCTCAGATCTAGCCAACttaacttcttttattttttcttccaaatcttTGATTCATTTTCTTCGTATGCATTCACATGCCTTCGGTTGTTCCCTGATTCTATGTTGTACCTTTTACTGTTGCAGGAATGCTTTGGTTTCGGAGCTTGACACAATGCAGAGATTGGCAGAAAATTGCAACATTCAGGTTCCTATGGAGGTGATTAAGTGAGTCTTTGCTCTTAACCATCGTGTTTTATTTCGAAGCAGTGGTTTATTGTTCTTTATTAATTCGTCGTTTTTATATAATTTGATGGTATTTGTAAGCTGATGTGTAGAAGAAAATATTTGCAATTGTTGGTGTTTTAGTTTAATCGATGACGGGAAGAACCCGGATGAATTCACGAGGGATATTATCAATAGCTGCATCTCTAGAAATCAAATCACCAAAGGCAAAACTGACGCGTTCAAGGTAATTGTTTCTTGCTGTCCATGTCTGGAGAATTCAGAGatgcatttttgttttcttgggtAAGGTCACTGGCTCATTGCTATGTGTTCGTGCATGCTTGTGGAAAAGTTGTACGATTTTGGATGGTGGCAATATTGTTTAAAATCTTGTCCTATTGCTTACTCTTTATTCTGCTGTACTAATTTGGGTACTGGTGCCCTAAAACTTGGTAGAGGTAAGATTTCCTGCTGCACCATAAGTTGATGCTTTGGATTCCATTTCTTGTGAAAGCAAGGTAATGTATATCAAATTTCAATAAGAATTCATTTGAGAATGAAATAGGATTGGGATTAATAGAAGCTGCCTGAGGTTTAGATCTACCCATAGATTTAGAGATTTTTTACTATGGAGGCATGTGAGTGCAGAAAACTGATGGTTTAATATCAGAGATTAGTCACCTAAACTGATTCTAGTATGTGGAATTGGTCTTCCAGGTTCTCATTGTCTGTTGGCCCGTTGCTTTCACATGTATATCTTTATCTCTAGCTTGTTTGCCTAATAGACTCTGTACTATAAGCTTCTGGTTGTTGAGGAACTGTAGATGCATAGGGTCTCCTTTCGTGTTAAAGCTTATGTGGTcttagaaattttattttttatcataaaaaaatccATGTGATTCCTTTTCTGTTATGTCTATGAAATAATCATCTAAGGCTGCATTTGTTTCTCTGTAAAATATTTTCCTGGGAAATggttattttgaatttttttagtttatattttcCTGCCATTTGacctttttgttttggttggaTATTATCCCGAAGCACATTTGAACATGATTAGAGGAATGATCCAGCTGTATGATGTGGGTGGAGTCCTCAATAATCAAGATACCATcattattttgggaaaacagCATCTTGGATTTTCAAATGGATGTTTTCTTCCAACCTTCGTACTGCATTTCAGAAAACCTTCCCCCACCCTTTCTAATCCTTATTATACAAATTTGTATTAGATTTCAACAAATCTTGTAAAATATTTTACAGAAAAACAAACGTAACCTTAGGGAAAGACAGAATCTTGGTAAATAATCATTATAAACTTGTGCTACTTTTGCTTAGAGGATGGGGAGTTCAACTGTTAATATTTGTCCTGGCCAAAAAATTTGATGCTGTTTTCCTTTAGAGTCTATTAGGTTGTGCCTATTACCTAAAACAGTTTTCTTGATCTTATTGGGGCTGGCAGCATGATGCCATGGACAAGAAAGGGCATATCTCGTGGACTTGGAGCGTAATCCCATTTATGGTGGCATAGAAGTTATTGGGATTAAATGGTTATTAGACTGTGTGAAGACCAGTTCAAGCCCTTTCACATTGTCAGTGGATAGAATTTGGTGtgttctcccttcttttttgtGAAAACTAAACCAGTAATGAGGTTTAAATCCCCCTAACACTAGGTTTCAGAAAACCTTCAATAAACAAGAATTGCAGATTTAGATAATTCCAGAGTTAATAAAAAAGTTAACAACCACCAATCCACAGGTCAATGCAAGTTATATTGTGGTTGAAGTCTAGTTTTATATAGGAGAACAGAACCCCAGAATCTCAGATTAATCCAGGGTTGATCAAGTAGTTTCCTACTGCCGCAAGGAATCTCAAAACAGGGTTGCAGGTTCAGAATAGGAGAATTAATGTATTTCAGGAGGCTAGACTCAGAACAGCATGAAAATCTGGTCAATTGGTTATTAAAGAAAGGGAACAAGCTGTCGAAATCTAAGCCGAACCTAATTGAGGGATTAGGAGATATTGAAGAGTTCCACTTGAACAAGGAAGTTCAAGAACCGGAACAGCAGATCTTGCAGGAGGATGAAAAGATGATTAAATAATGATGAACAGCCAGTTAAACCATCAGAATTTAAGTACTCAAACATTCAAATCAATAACTGGAACTTAAAGATAGAAGTATACGcagggaagaagaaacaaagatagaagagagggaagagataTTAATCACGACCCAAGGCCTAGGTTTGAATCTGTcgatgtatacattgacgctgcccttccctaacagttcgagcttttaggtgaaacggtacggacatggtatcagagcagggaggtcaagtgttccactcctgggaagtgcatcggaagagttttcccgacatttcttctccctcgaTGCCGTGCGAAGGAAATATCACTTGAGCTCCatgtgcaaggaccatgggatcttggtTTGCACGTgtgggggagtgttgatgtatacaatGACCAAAAATAAATGAGAGGAGGGGCAGGGAAGGGATAGATTCTATCATCAAGGATGCATATCTAGAGTACTGTGTTGAAGAGCAAGAGGATGATGAGGTCTCAAGGATgctcaaatttcaaatttcaaaatttcatgCACGGATTAGTGCGTAAAATGCTTGCCTTGGAAGAATTGAGCCGCACTTGATGAGAGAGAATGAAGGATCCTCAACAGTGCTTGGAATTTTGGCGATGAAGTCACTATGATCTATGAATGCCATTTCATGGCGAAGATGGTCACTCCAGTTCCAAAGTATGAGAATTCTGACATAATTTTCCTAGATCAATCATGGGTGTCAAAACCACACAATGGCATTAGATTGCTTGAACCCACTTCACGGGGAAGATAATAAGAAGGTAAAAGCATGCATGCAGTGTGAAAGAGTCCTTGAACGCGGATCATTTCATGGAGGCAATGGGAAGAGAGGTATGAAATTTTAGTCAAACTGGCACATTTTCTCCACTAATAAACAGAATTGAATGGAGAAACAGGATTCATGAAGTGAGAATAACACCATTTAGTTGGGGTAAGGTAATGGGTCAATGCTCATTAAACAGTAAAAAAATTCCCAACCACAAGTAGGACTGTCGGTTACTATTGTACAGCAATAGGAGGTTTGATAACCACAGTAATAGGGATGCAGATCGACCAGCATGTACCTGGTCCAAATTCTGGGTTTATTCAAACCCATTGATTTCTGCCCCAAAGAGAGGTGTCGACCAGCAGC includes these proteins:
- the LOC122642417 gene encoding mediator of RNA polymerase II transcription subunit 10b-like; this translates as MNRTNRVEGMDSSQNTSSAAATGNGAITQTNVADDPKQNLNQVIFSIQKTLGLLHQLHLTVSSFNIASQLPLLQRLNALVSELDTMQRLAENCNIQVPMEVINLIDDGKNPDEFTRDIINSCISRNQITKGKTDAFKGLRKHLLEELEQTFPDEVEAYREIRATSAAESKRLAQSQSILPNGDVKVKTEH